The genomic DNA GTTGCCTGCGTCCTGTTTTTGCGTAGATGCGTACGCACGCACCGCCGCAGTGCGCTCCAGAATGGCCCGGCCGGCTGCGGCCGGCCTTCATCGCCTTTCATCAAAGATCCAGGAGACAAAGACCATGTCCAATTCACGACGCGGCCTGCTGGCCGGCTCCGCCGCCGTGGCCGCCAGCGCCATGGCAGGCTGCGCGCTGCCGGCCGGCGGCGCATCGCGCTCGGCGCCCACGCCCTTCACCGTGGCGCAGGCCACGGTGCCGATCGCCGGCAGCGAGCAGGCGTTTCCGGTGCGCCGCATCTACTGCATCGGCCGCAACTATGCGGCCCATGCGCGCGAGATGGGTTCCGACCCCAGCCGCGAACCGCCCTTCTTCTTCCAGAAACCGGCGGACGCGATCCAGGTCGTCATGCCCGGCACCGTGGCCGACCATCCGTACCCCACGTTGACGAAGAACTACCACTACGAGGTGGAGCTGGTGGTCGCGCTCGGCAAAGGCGGGCGCAACATCGCGGCGGCGGATGCGCTGGACCTGGTCTACGGCTATTCGCTCGGGCTGGACATGACCCGGCGCGACCTGCAGCGCGAGATGGGCGACCAGAAGAAGCCCTGGGAGATCGGCAAGAGCTTCGACCATTCGGCGCCCATCGGGCCGATCCATCCGGTGGCCAAGGTCGGCCACTACAGCGACGGCGCGATCTGGCTCAAGGTGAACGGCCAGACCAAGCAGAATGCCACGCTCAAGCACATGATCTGGTCGGTGGCCGAGCAGATCAGCCGCCTGTCGCAGGCCTTCGAGCTGATGCCCGGCGACATCATCTACTCGGGCACGCCCGAGAACGTGGGCCCGGTGGTGCGCGGCGACGTGATCGAGATCCACATCGACGGCCTGCCGAACCTGTCGGTGCGCATCGTCTGAAGGACGAGCGTGGCGCTCAGAAGGTGTGAAGGAACCGTCGCGAGCGCCCCGAGCTTGCGTCGAGGACCGGAACCGTACTCGCGTACGGTGAGGACCGCAGATGCGAGATCGGGGTGCGCAGCAGGTTCATTCACACCTTCTCAGCTGCCGGCCACTTTCATGCGGTTGACCAGCACCGAGCCCGTGGTCTTGGCGCCGAAGGTGTAGGCATCGGCACCGATGGCCTCGATGCCCATCAGCATGTCCTTCAGGTTGCCGGCAATGGTGATCTCGTGCACCGGGAAGGCGATCTTGCCCTTCTCGACCCAGAAGCCGCTCGCGCCGCGCGAGTAGTCGCCGGTCACGTAGTTCACGCCCTGCCCCATCAGCTCGATCACGAAGAGACCCGTGCCGAGCTTGGCGAGCATCGCGTCGAGGTCGTCGCCGGGCTGGGTGAGGCGCGAGCTCAGGATCAGGTTGTGCGAGCCGCCGGCGTTGCCGGTGGTCTTCATGCCCAGCTTGCGCGCGGAATAGGTCGAGAGAAAGTAGCCTTCGAGCCGGCCGGCATCCACCACCTTGCGCGCACGGGTCGCCACGCCCTCGTCGTCGAAGGGCGAGCTGCCCTTGCCGCGCAGGATGTGCGGGTCTTCGGCCACGTCGACGTGCTTGGGCAGCACGGGCTTGCCGAGCGAATCGAGCAGGAAAGTGCTCTTGCGGTACAGCGCCCCGCCGCTCACGGCCTGCACCAGCCCGCCCAGCAGCCCGACGGCCAGCGGCGACTCGAACAGCACCGGGCATTCGGTGGTCTTGATCTTGCGCGACTTGAGCCGGCTCAGCGCCCGTTCGGCGGCATAGCGGCCCACCGCCTGCGGGCTGGCAAGTTCGCCGGCCGAGCGCATGGAGCTGTACCAGGAGTCGCGCTGCATGTCGTCGCCCTTGCCGGCGATGGGCGCGACCGACATCGAATGCCGCGAGCTGGCGTAGCCGCCGCGGAAACCGTGGGTGTGGGCACTGAAGAAATGGCTCTGCTGGGCCGAGACGCCCGCGCCTTCGCTGTTGGTGATGCGCTTGTCGGTCGAGAGCGCCGCCTCTTCGCATTCGAGCGCGAGCCTGGCCGCTTCTTCGCTGGTCACGCTCCAGGGATGGAACAGGTCGAGTTCGGGGTGTTCCTTGGCGATGTCTTCATCGTCGGGAAGGCCGCTGACCGGGTCTTCGGCGGTGAAGCGGGCGATGTCGTAGGCCGCCTGCACGGTCTGGGCGATGGCAGCCTCGGAGAAGTCGGAGGTGCTGGCGTTGCCGCGGCGGTGGCCCACGTAGACCGTGATGCCCAGCGACTTGTCGCGGTTGCGCTCCACGTTCTCGAGCTCGCCCTTGCGGACCGAGACGCTGAGGCCGCAGCCCTCGGAGGCCTCGGCGCCGGCATCGGTGGCACCGAGCTTCTTGGCGTGGGCCAGGGCCGTGTCGACCAGGTTTTCGAAGAAGGAGCGGCTGTAGGCGAAGCCGGAATCGGCGCGCGAGGAAGATGTCGTCATGTGGTGGCTATGATACTTGCGCCCCCCAAATCCCGTTTTGCCCCCGGCTTCCCGTTGCGCATTGCACGCGTTGCAACGCCGCACGGTGCGGCCCAGAATCCACCCCATGTCCCGCAAACCCAAAAAAGGCTATTTCGTCCGTGGCCAGTTCGTCGCCGAAGGCAGCGAGCTCGACCTTGAGCTCAAGCGCGAGCTCAAGGGCACCGACGAAGCCAGCCGCACCGATCTCAAGCGCGAAAGCGATGAACTGCAAAAGCTCGGCACCGAGCTGCTGGGCCTGCGCGCCGGCCTGTTCGACGCGCTGCCGCTGGACGAAAAACTGGTCGACGCCGTCGCCGAAGCCAAGCGCATCACCAATTTCGAGGGCAAGCGCCGCCAGATGCAGTTCATCGGCAAGCTGATGCGCAAGCTCGAACCCGAGGTGCTCGAAGCCGTGCGCGCCGCCCTCGCCGAGCAGAACAGCGTGCCGGCGGCCGAAACCGCCGCGCTGCACGAGGCCGAACGCTGGCGCGACCGGCTGATTGCCGACGACGATGCGCTGGGCGGCTGGATCGAGACCCACCCCGCCACCGATTCCCAGCAGCTGCGCGCCCTGGTGCGCCAGGCCCGCAAGGACATGAAGGCCGGCCCGGCCGGCGAGGCGCCGCGCCAGGGCAAGGCCTACCGCGAGATCTTCCAGCTGGTGCGCGCGCAGCTCGCGGTGCACGGCGGTGCAGACCATGCTGCTGCGGCGGCGGCGCAAGACCGGGAAGAGGACGCATGACCGCGCCGTCTTTCTCCCTCCCCTCCCGGGGGAGGGCCGGGGTGGGGGCAAGCGGCGCCACCATCGGGCGCTCTGCGCGCCCCCATCCCAACCTTCCCCCGGAAGGGGAAGGAGCAACACCATGAGCGCACTCGACCCCGTCCGCATCGGCATCGTCTCCATCAGCGACCGCGCCTCCAGCGGCACCTACGAGGACAAGGGCCTGCCCTCGCTGAAGGAATGGCTGGCCCGGGCGCTGAAAAACCCGATCGATTTCGAGGCCCGGCTGATCCCCGACGAAGCGGCCCTCATCAGCGCCACGCTGATCGAGCTGGTCAACGCCGGCTGCTCGCTGGTGCTGACCACCGGCGGCACCGGCCCGGCGCTGCGCGACGTGACGCCCGAGGCCACGCTGGCCGTGGCCCACAAGGAGATGCCCGGCTTCGGCGAGCAGATGCGCCAGATCAGCCTGCGCTTCGTGCCCACCGCGATCCTGTCGCGCCAGGTGGCGGTGATCCGCGATAAGAGCCTGATCATCAACCTGCCTGGGCAGCCCAAGTCGATCGCGGAAACGCTCGAAGGGCTCAAGGACACCGAAGGCGTGCAGGTCGTGCCCGGCATCTTCGCAGCGGTGCCCTACTGCATCGACCTGATCGGCGGGCCGTACCTGGAGACGGACGACACGGTCTGCAAGGCCTTCCGGCCCAAGTCGGCCATCAGGCGCTGAGCGGGCCGGCCTGATCATCATCATCGCGCCGGTGCGCGATGCGATAGAGCAGCGGCAGCACCAGCAGCGTCAGCACGGTCGATGACAGGATGCCGCCGATCACCACCGTGGCCAGCGGGCGCTGCACCTCGGCGCCGGTGCCCGTGGCGATGGCCATCGGCACGAAGCCCAGCGACGCGACCAGCGCGGTCATCAGCACCGGCCGCAGCCGCGTGAGCGCGCCTTCGCGGATCGCCGCATCGAGCGGCAGCCCGCCTTCGCGCAGCTTGCGGATGAACGAGATCATCACCAGCCCGTTGAGCACCGCCACGCCCGACAGCGCGATGAAGCCCACCGCCGCCGAGATCGACAGCGGAATGCCGCGCAGCCACAGCGCGACGATGCCGCCCGTGAGCGCGAACGGAATGCCGGTGAACACCAGCAGCCCGTCCTTCAGGTTGCCGAACATCGCGAACAGCAGCGTGAACACCAGCAGCAGCGACACCGGCACCACCACCTGCAGCCGCTCGGTGGCCGACGCCAGGTTCTCGTACTGGCCGCCCCATGCGGTCCAGTAGCCGGGCGGAATGCTCACCTTGCGCATCGCTTCCTCGGCCTCGGCCACGAAGGAGCCGAGGTCGCGGCCGCGCACGTTGGCGCTCACCACGATGCGCCGCTTGCCGTTCTCGCGGCTCACCTGGTTCGGGCCGGGCGCAAGCTCCAGCGCGGCCACCTCGCCCAGCGGGATGAAGCTGGTGCGCTGCGTTTCAGCGCCAACGCTCTTGGGCAGCGCCACCGGCAGGCGCTTGATCGCCTCCAGGTCGGTGCGCAGGTTCTCGGGCAGCCGCACGAGGATGCCGAAGCGCCGGTCGCCATCGAACAGCGTGCCCGCCTCGCGCCCGCCCACTGCGATGGAGACCGCGTCCTGCACGTCGCCCACGTTGAGGCCGTAGCGCGCGGTCTTGCCGCGGTCGATGTTCACCGTGAGCATCGGCAGGCCGCTGGTCTGCTCGACCTTCACTTCGGCCGCGCCGGGGATCCTGCCCAGGGTTTGCGACACCTCGGCCGCCGTCTTGTCCAGCACCTCCATGTCGTCGCCGAAGATCTTCACGGCCACGTCGCTGCGCACGCCCGAGATCAGCTCGTTGAAGCGCAGCTGGATCGGCTGCGAGAACTCGTAGTTGTTGCCCGGCAGCTTCTCGACCTCTTGCTGCACGGCAGCCAGCAGTTCGGCGCGCGTGCGCCGCGGCTCGGGCCACTCGCTCTCCGGCTTCAGCATGATGTAGCCGTCGGAAATGTTCGGCGGCATCGGGTCCGACGCGATCTCGGCCGTGCCGGTGCGCGCGAACACGCGCTCGATCTCCGGGAACTTCGCCTTCAGCGTGCGTTCGATCTGCTTCTGCATCTCGACCGACTGCGTGAGGCTGGTGCCCGGGATGCGCAGCGCCTGGATCGCGAAGTCGCCCTCGCCGAGGCTCGGCACGAACTCCGTGCCCAGGCGCGTGGCCAGCAGGCCCGAGAGCAGCACCGCCACCACCGCGATGGTGATGACCAACGGCTTGGCCGCCATCGCGCGCGCCAGCAGCGGTTCGTAGCCGCGCCGGGCCCACTGCATCAGGCGGTTCTCCTTCTCGCTCACCTTGTGGCCGATGAAGAGCGCCACGGCCGCGGGAATGAAGGTGATCGACAGGATCATCGCGCCCAGCAGCGCGATCACCACGGTGAAGGCCATCGGGTGGAACAGCTTGCCCTCCACACCCGCGAGCGCAAAGATCGGCAGGTACACGACCATGATGATCAGCTGGCCGAACAGCAGCGGGCGCCGCGCCTCCTGCGAGGCCGCGAACACCTCGTGGAAGCGCTCGCTGCGCGAGAGCGCCCGCCCATGCTTCGCCTGCGCGTGGGCGAGACGCCGCACGCAGTTCTCCACGATCACCACCGCGCCGTCGATGATGATGCCGAAGTCCAGCGCACCCAGGCTCATGAGGTTGGCGCTGACCTTCTGGTTCACCATGCCGGTGAAGGTGAAGAGCATCGACAGCGGAATCACCAGCGCGGTGATGATCGCCGCGCGGATGTTGCCCAGGAACATGAACAGGATCGCGATGACCAGCACGGCGCCCTCAAACAGGTTCTTCTTCACCGTGGCGATGGCCTTGTCGACCAGCACCGTGCGGTCGTACACGGTGACGGCCTTCACGCCCGCGGGCAGCGTGCGGTTGATTTCCTGCATTTTTTTATCGACCGCCTGCGAGACGGTGCGGCTGTTCTCCCCGATCAGCATGAACACCGTGCCCAGCACCACCTCGCGGCCGTTGTCGGTGGCGGCGCCGGTCCGCAGTTCCTGGCCGATGCCGACCTCGGCCACGTCCTGCACCCGCAGCGGAATGCCTCCGGCGTTGCCGAGGATCACGTTGCCGATGTCCTCCACCGACTTCACCTGGCCCGGCGCGCGGATCAGGTACTGCTCGCCGCGCTTCTCGATGTAGCCCGCGCCCACGTTGGCGTTGTTGCGCTCCAGCGCGGTGACCAGATCGGTCATCGCGAGGCCGTGCGCCAGCAGCTTGGCAGGGTCGGGCGCGATCTGGAACTCCTTGGCGTGGCCGCCGATGGAATTGATCTCGGTCACGCCTTTCACGTTGCGCAGCTGCGGCTTGATGATCCAGTCCTGGATCTCGCGCAGGTCGGTGGGCGTGTAGGGCTTGCCGTCGGCCTTCTTCGCGCCCTCTTCGGCCTCCACGGTCCAGAGATAGATTTCGCCCAGCCCGGTCGAGATCGGCCCGATCACCGGCGAGATGCCGCTGGGCATGTTCTCCCTCGCCGACTGGATGCGCTCGTTCACGAGCTGCCGCGCAAAGTAGATGTCGGTGCCGTCCTCGAAGATCACCGTCACCTGCGAGAGACCGTAGCGCGACAGCGACCGGGTCTGCTGCAGCCCCGGCAGGCCGGCCATCACCGTCTCTATGGGGTAGGTCACGCGCTGCTCGGCCTCCAGCGGCGAATAGCCGGGCGCGGCGGTGTTGATCTGCACCTGCACGTTGGTGATGTCGGGCACCGCGTCGATCGGCAACTTCTGGTAGCTGAAGATGCCGAGCGCGGCCATGCCCAGCACGGCCAGCAGGACCAGCCAGCGCTGCTCGATGGAAAACCGGATGACTCGTTCGAACATGCGGTGTCCTCAGTGGGTGTGCGTGGCAGAGCTCTTGCCCTGCTGCGACTTCACGACGAAGCTGCCGCTCGCGGCATGGGCCGCGCCGGGCGCGAGGCCGCTCAAGACCTCGATGCGCCGGCCGTCGCTGCGGCCGGTCTGCACCTGTTGCGGCAGGAAGCCGCCCGGCACCTTGAGGAAGACGGTGGGCTTTTCCTCCACCGTCTGCACCGCGTCAGCCGAAACCGTCACCGGGGCCTCTGCCTCCGACGAAACGAGTTCCACATTCACGAACAGCCCGGGCCGCCAGACCCGCTGCGGATTCGTCACCGTGACGCGCGCCGTGGCGGTGCGCGTCTGCGCGCCGATCAGCGAGCCCACGTAGGACACCGTGCCGCTGGCCGCCTGCTCGAATGCGCTGGAGCGGATGGTCACCGGCTCGCCGATGCGCACCAGGTTGAGGTTGTTCGCGGCCACGCTGATCTCGGCCCACACGGTCGAGAGATCGGAAATGGTGAAGACGCTGGCGTCTTCCTTCACCGATTCGCCGAGCGAAATGTGCTTTTCGACCACCATGCCGTCGAAGGGCGCACGCAGCTCGTAGCGGCCCAGGGCCGAAGAAGCGGGCGCAGCGCCCAGCGCCAGCAGCTTCTGGTTCGCATTCGCCACCGCGATCTGCGCCTCCTGCATGGCCTGCTGCGCCTGCAGGTAGTCCTGCTGGGCCGAGATTTTTTCTTCCCAGAGTTTCTTCTCGCGCTGGTAGGTGGTGCGGGCCAGCTCGAGCCGGCGCTGCGCCGACTGAAGCTCGCTGCGCTGCTCCGAAAGCGTCGGGCTCGACAGCACAGCCAGCACCTGCCCGCGCTTCACCTCCTGCCCGAGCTTGGCCGGTACGCTCTCGACCACGCCCGCCACGCGCGGCACCACGTGGGCCGTGCGGTCTTCGTTGAACTTGATCTCGCCTGGCAGCTGCAGCGACGACCGGATGCGTGCCGGGCCGGCGCTTTCGATGGCCATGCCGGCGGCCTGGATCTGCGCGTCGGTGAAGGCGATCTTTTTCTCTTCTTCCTTGTGCTCCTCGCCGGCGTGGCCCCTGGCTTCGCCGTGACCGTGGCCGTGTTCGTCCTTGCCCTCGGCGCCGCCTTCCTCATGGTGCTCGCCATCGGCATGCCCCTCGGCTTCCGAATGCCCGGCGGCTTCGGGCGTGGACGGCGCGGTGCGCAGGATCATTGCGCCGGCTGCCAGGCCCACGACCAGCACGGCCACGATGGCCGTCCACTGCTTCTTGCCGACGCGCTCGGCGAAGGTCTTGCGTTCTTCTTCGGTGTTCATGATTCGTGCATTCCTTGTCAGCGCGCGGCGGGTGCCGCATGCGGGGTTTCTTCTTCGCCGCCGGTGCCCAGCAGCCGGTCGAGCTCGGCGGCCGCGCGATGCGCGTCGGCCACGGCAAGCAGGTGCTGGTTGCGAACCTGGAACAGCGTTCGCTGCGCATCGAGCGCCTCGAGAAAGCTGAACTTGCCGAGCTCGAAGCCTCTGGCGGCGGCCTTGTAGGCGGCTTCAGCGCCGGGCAGCGCATCGCGCTGCAAGGTCTGGGCGGTGGCACGCGCCGAGCGCAAGCGTTCAGTGGCCTGCGCGACGTCGGCGCCCAACTGCAGTTCGGCCGCGGCGAGCTCGTCGCGCGCCTTCTCTTCGCGGCTCAGTGCCTCGGCCACATTGCCGCGGTTGGTGTCGAAGATCGGCAGCGGCACCGACAGGCCCACCACGACCTGGTTGCGGCCGCTGCCACTGCCCATGCCCTCATCGGCCGGCACGCGCTTCGCACCCAGCGACACGGTGACATCGGGTACGCGCCGGGCCTGTTCCAGGTCTGACAGCGCTTGGCGCCGCTCGACCTCGAGCCGCGCCTGGCGCAGCACCGGCGCCGCCGAGAGCCGGCTCTCCACATTCCCCGCCGCAGCCGGCAGCCGGTCGAGCGCGCCGTCCGCCTGCGTGAAGCGCGGGTTCGGGTTGCCCCAGAGCGCGGCCAATTGCTGGCGTGCCGAACGCAGCGCGCCTTCGGCTTGCAGCAGCTCGACCCGGATGCCGGCCTCGGCCACGCGCGCGCGGCTTTCTTCCAGCGGCGAGACCTTGCCGGCCGCCACGCGGTTGGCGGCGGCGCGGGTGGCCGCCTCTGCAAGTCCCACCGAGTCCTGCGCCAGGCGCAAGCGCTCCTGCGCAGCCAGCACTTCGAAGAACAGCGTGATCGCCGATGCGCGCAGCTCGGAACGCCGCGCAAGCAGTGCCGATGCGGCCTGGTCGCGCGCACGCTCGGCCGCCGTCACGCGGGCGGCGCGCTTGCCGCCCAGCTCGATGGGCTGGCTCAGCTGCAGCGTGGTGGTGCGGTTGCCGCGGCGCAGGTCTTCCACCTGCGCCTCGAGCACCGGGTTGGGCCATGCACCGGCCTGTACCACGGCCGCATCGGTGGCTTCCCGCTCGCGCGAGGCGGACGAAAGCCCGGGGTTCAACTGCTGTGCGAGCGCCAGCGCGCTGCGCAGGTCGAGCGGGCCGGCGGGCTCCGCCGTTCCCGCGGCCGTGTGCCGGATCGGCGAAAGGTGGGAACCGGCAATGGGTTGTGAAAATGCCGGGGGCACCGCCAAGGCCATCACGGCCAGCGGCACGAAGAGCGTGCGCATCGAATTCTCCTGGGTTGCAAAACAACGGACGGACGAATTCGGCGAGAGCTCAGCTGATGTCGGGTATCAGGGGGATGGGTCGTTCTCTCGCCGAATCAAAGGGCAAGAGGCCACGCAGGCGGTACGGGCACTTCGGAGATGTGCGAGATGAAATGTTCGGCGGTCACGGCGCGCAGCGCCTGCGCCGTCGGCAGCAGCGCATGCGCGCGATCGGAAGCCGACGGCAGGTGTTGGGCCTGGCCCAGGTGGCAGGCGGCGCAATCGCCGGGCACGGTGTTGGGCTGGTTGCCGGGGCTGTTCTGCGCGTCGTCGGTGCGGGAGCTGCCCGCGCTGCGGTCCGGCTCGTGCTCGTGATGGCCCCAGTGGCGCGGCTGGGCATCGCGCTCGTGCTGGCAATAGGCGGCCGATGCCGCCCAGCTGAACTGGAACGGCAGCAGAAGCAGCAGGAAGATCGGAAGCCAGCGGCGCATGGAGCAAAAAGTATATCGGCGGCACGTGGCATGCCGGTCTGCAATGCCCCCGCGGTTTGCAGGTTGCGCGCAATGTAAGACGAACGCGCCGGGCTTTGTCCGTCGCCGGGATTACGAATTCGTAACCTCCACGGGCCCTGTCCCATCGTTAACATCCGTCGATGCGAATTCTGGTCATTGAAGACGAGCCCAAGCTGGGCGACTACCTGAAGAAGGGCCTGGAAGAGAACGGCTACGTGGTCGACATCGCGCGCGACGGCATCGAAGGCCGCTACCTCGCGACCGAGGGCGACTACGCGCTGGTCCTGCTCGACGTGATGCTTCCCGGCATCGACGGCTTCGCGGTGCTGCAGGCGATCCGGCGCACCAGCAACGTGCCCGTGCTGGTGCTCACCGCGCGCGACAAGGTCGAGGACCGGGTCAACGGCCTGCAGCAAGGCGCCGACGACTACCTCGTCAAGCCCTTTTCCTTTTCCGAGCTGCTGGCGCGCATCCAGGCCCTGCTGCGCCGCGGCAAGCCGCAGGAGTCCACCGTGCTGCGCCTGGCCGACCTGGAGCTCGACCTGGCCAGCCGCAAG from Variovorax sp. V93 includes the following:
- a CDS encoding fumarylacetoacetate hydrolase family protein, producing MSNSRRGLLAGSAAVAASAMAGCALPAGGASRSAPTPFTVAQATVPIAGSEQAFPVRRIYCIGRNYAAHAREMGSDPSREPPFFFQKPADAIQVVMPGTVADHPYPTLTKNYHYEVELVVALGKGGRNIAAADALDLVYGYSLGLDMTRRDLQREMGDQKKPWEIGKSFDHSAPIGPIHPVAKVGHYSDGAIWLKVNGQTKQNATLKHMIWSVAEQISRLSQAFELMPGDIIYSGTPENVGPVVRGDVIEIHIDGLPNLSVRIV
- the pmbA gene encoding metalloprotease PmbA, whose protein sequence is MTTSSSRADSGFAYSRSFFENLVDTALAHAKKLGATDAGAEASEGCGLSVSVRKGELENVERNRDKSLGITVYVGHRRGNASTSDFSEAAIAQTVQAAYDIARFTAEDPVSGLPDDEDIAKEHPELDLFHPWSVTSEEAARLALECEEAALSTDKRITNSEGAGVSAQQSHFFSAHTHGFRGGYASSRHSMSVAPIAGKGDDMQRDSWYSSMRSAGELASPQAVGRYAAERALSRLKSRKIKTTECPVLFESPLAVGLLGGLVQAVSGGALYRKSTFLLDSLGKPVLPKHVDVAEDPHILRGKGSSPFDDEGVATRARKVVDAGRLEGYFLSTYSARKLGMKTTGNAGGSHNLILSSRLTQPGDDLDAMLAKLGTGLFVIELMGQGVNYVTGDYSRGASGFWVEKGKIAFPVHEITIAGNLKDMLMGIEAIGADAYTFGAKTTGSVLVNRMKVAGS
- the yjgA gene encoding ribosome biogenesis factor YjgA, which codes for MSRKPKKGYFVRGQFVAEGSELDLELKRELKGTDEASRTDLKRESDELQKLGTELLGLRAGLFDALPLDEKLVDAVAEAKRITNFEGKRRQMQFIGKLMRKLEPEVLEAVRAALAEQNSVPAAETAALHEAERWRDRLIADDDALGGWIETHPATDSQQLRALVRQARKDMKAGPAGEAPRQGKAYREIFQLVRAQLAVHGGADHAAAAAAQDREEDA
- the mog gene encoding molybdopterin adenylyltransferase, with the protein product MSALDPVRIGIVSISDRASSGTYEDKGLPSLKEWLARALKNPIDFEARLIPDEAALISATLIELVNAGCSLVLTTGGTGPALRDVTPEATLAVAHKEMPGFGEQMRQISLRFVPTAILSRQVAVIRDKSLIINLPGQPKSIAETLEGLKDTEGVQVVPGIFAAVPYCIDLIGGPYLETDDTVCKAFRPKSAIRR
- a CDS encoding CusA/CzcA family heavy metal efflux RND transporter gives rise to the protein MFERVIRFSIEQRWLVLLAVLGMAALGIFSYQKLPIDAVPDITNVQVQINTAAPGYSPLEAEQRVTYPIETVMAGLPGLQQTRSLSRYGLSQVTVIFEDGTDIYFARQLVNERIQSARENMPSGISPVIGPISTGLGEIYLWTVEAEEGAKKADGKPYTPTDLREIQDWIIKPQLRNVKGVTEINSIGGHAKEFQIAPDPAKLLAHGLAMTDLVTALERNNANVGAGYIEKRGEQYLIRAPGQVKSVEDIGNVILGNAGGIPLRVQDVAEVGIGQELRTGAATDNGREVVLGTVFMLIGENSRTVSQAVDKKMQEINRTLPAGVKAVTVYDRTVLVDKAIATVKKNLFEGAVLVIAILFMFLGNIRAAIITALVIPLSMLFTFTGMVNQKVSANLMSLGALDFGIIIDGAVVIVENCVRRLAHAQAKHGRALSRSERFHEVFAASQEARRPLLFGQLIIMVVYLPIFALAGVEGKLFHPMAFTVVIALLGAMILSITFIPAAVALFIGHKVSEKENRLMQWARRGYEPLLARAMAAKPLVITIAVVAVLLSGLLATRLGTEFVPSLGEGDFAIQALRIPGTSLTQSVEMQKQIERTLKAKFPEIERVFARTGTAEIASDPMPPNISDGYIMLKPESEWPEPRRTRAELLAAVQQEVEKLPGNNYEFSQPIQLRFNELISGVRSDVAVKIFGDDMEVLDKTAAEVSQTLGRIPGAAEVKVEQTSGLPMLTVNIDRGKTARYGLNVGDVQDAVSIAVGGREAGTLFDGDRRFGILVRLPENLRTDLEAIKRLPVALPKSVGAETQRTSFIPLGEVAALELAPGPNQVSRENGKRRIVVSANVRGRDLGSFVAEAEEAMRKVSIPPGYWTAWGGQYENLASATERLQVVVPVSLLLVFTLLFAMFGNLKDGLLVFTGIPFALTGGIVALWLRGIPLSISAAVGFIALSGVAVLNGLVMISFIRKLREGGLPLDAAIREGALTRLRPVLMTALVASLGFVPMAIATGTGAEVQRPLATVVIGGILSSTVLTLLVLPLLYRIAHRRDDDDQAGPLSA
- a CDS encoding efflux RND transporter periplasmic adaptor subunit, with product MNTEEERKTFAERVGKKQWTAIVAVLVVGLAAGAMILRTAPSTPEAAGHSEAEGHADGEHHEEGGAEGKDEHGHGHGEARGHAGEEHKEEEKKIAFTDAQIQAAGMAIESAGPARIRSSLQLPGEIKFNEDRTAHVVPRVAGVVESVPAKLGQEVKRGQVLAVLSSPTLSEQRSELQSAQRRLELARTTYQREKKLWEEKISAQQDYLQAQQAMQEAQIAVANANQKLLALGAAPASSALGRYELRAPFDGMVVEKHISLGESVKEDASVFTISDLSTVWAEISVAANNLNLVRIGEPVTIRSSAFEQAASGTVSYVGSLIGAQTRTATARVTVTNPQRVWRPGLFVNVELVSSEAEAPVTVSADAVQTVEEKPTVFLKVPGGFLPQQVQTGRSDGRRIEVLSGLAPGAAHAASGSFVVKSQQGKSSATHTH
- a CDS encoding TolC family protein: MRTLFVPLAVMALAVPPAFSQPIAGSHLSPIRHTAAGTAEPAGPLDLRSALALAQQLNPGLSSASREREATDAAVVQAGAWPNPVLEAQVEDLRRGNRTTTLQLSQPIELGGKRAARVTAAERARDQAASALLARRSELRASAITLFFEVLAAQERLRLAQDSVGLAEAATRAAANRVAAGKVSPLEESRARVAEAGIRVELLQAEGALRSARQQLAALWGNPNPRFTQADGALDRLPAAAGNVESRLSAAPVLRQARLEVERRQALSDLEQARRVPDVTVSLGAKRVPADEGMGSGSGRNQVVVGLSVPLPIFDTNRGNVAEALSREEKARDELAAAELQLGADVAQATERLRSARATAQTLQRDALPGAEAAYKAAARGFELGKFSFLEALDAQRTLFQVRNQHLLAVADAHRAAAELDRLLGTGGEEETPHAAPAAR
- the czcI gene encoding cation efflux protein, CzcI family — encoded protein: MRRWLPIFLLLLLPFQFSWAASAAYCQHERDAQPRHWGHHEHEPDRSAGSSRTDDAQNSPGNQPNTVPGDCAACHLGQAQHLPSASDRAHALLPTAQALRAVTAEHFISHISEVPVPPAWPLAL
- a CDS encoding heavy metal response regulator transcription factor, producing the protein MRILVIEDEPKLGDYLKKGLEENGYVVDIARDGIEGRYLATEGDYALVLLDVMLPGIDGFAVLQAIRRTSNVPVLVLTARDKVEDRVNGLQQGADDYLVKPFSFSELLARIQALLRRGKPQESTVLRLADLELDLASRKCFRNRTRLDLTAKEFTLLVVLLRRRGQILSRSTLAEQVWEMNFDSDTNVVEVAIRRLRSKIDDPFDVKLLHTVRGMGYVLEDRSWS